The DNA region AATCGCAATGTCTACATTCGCGGCTTGCACCCCACCACAGACGACGATTTGCTGCACCGCTATGCTTCTCGTTTTGGAACCGTTGAGCAGAGCAAGGCCATTATTGACACTGCCACTGGCGCTTGCAAAGGGTACGCTCCCTATCACCTCAGCTTCCCCCTGGTTGGACTTTTGACTAACATGTTTTCTCAGTTTTGGATTTGCCAAGTTCGCCGATGTCCGCGACTCGGAGAAATGCATTCGCGGGTTCTACCATCTTGGGTATGAGGTTGGCTTTGCTCGCGTAAGTTCACTATTGTTCCGCAGCCCTCGGTTCGTCCTAATCATGATCACAGGAGAGCTTCAATGCGAGACTGAAGGCCGAGGGCGACGAAGGTTCGACCAATTTGTACCTCTCCAACTTGCCCAAGCGTCTCAACGAGTCGGAGTTGAACGCCATTTTCACTGGTTATCATGTCGTGTCCAGCAAGATTCTTCGCGATAGCATGGGCAACAGCCGTGGCGTTGGTTTTGCTCGGTAGGTTCTTCCACACTGGCTGGTTGGGCAAGCAAGTTGCTAATTCCGTCTAGGTTCGAGTCTCGCGAGGAGTGCGAGCAGATTATCAAGCAGTACCATGGTGCCTCCATTGGAGACGAGGGCATGTTGATGCAGGTTCGCTACGCCGACACGCCGGCCCAGAAGGAGCTCAAGCGTATCACCGCCGAGCGTCGCCAATTCCGCACGAACGAGTACAACATTGGTGCTTATGGTACTGCAGATGTTGGCATTCACCCCAGCATCTACCAGCAGGCCCCTTGGACCCGCCGCGGTGGCGTGGGATCTGATATGTGAGTTGCTTTTCCCATACCACTCGACACGATTGCCTGACTAACCTTCCATGTAGTTCTTACGCTCCTCGCGTTCCTGTCCGCACTAGCATTGGTACTGCTAGTACGAACACGACTCCAGTCATGTCTCAGGGTCTTGGTCGCACCAACTTGATGTATGTCCAGCCCCCACGTCTTGTGGTTACTCTGGCTCAAGATGACTCACATGCTGTTTGCAGGCACAGCATCCCTTCAGTGACTGCGTCTTCGGATGATGGATCAGCCGACGAGGGCGTGACGGTGGTCGACTCTCCCACCGTCAAGAAGGGCAGCACCCAATCGTCGcccaccatcaagaaggataccgccaccatcaagaacGAGAAGGCGTAGAGGGATGCAAGTTGATCCCTGgacaacgacaaccaccATGTTGAAGTAAATTTCTGGAACGTTGACAACAGCTTTCATATCTCGAGAGATTCTGTTCCAGACAATATCGATTACGAGTTTATTGTCATTTCGGTTGGAGTGCGGCGGCCTTAGGTTTGTTTGGCGAGTGTTTGGGCTGACCCAGCACACATAATTACCTCTCTGCTATATTTAGTGGACGAAAACATGTTAGTCATATGGTTTATCAACTCGTTTTcagagagggtggaggacgGCAGCAAGaattgtttgttttgtttctgtgTCAATATTCTCTGGGAGATTCGGTGTAGTTTTTGTTAGCTTGGTAATCGACGAATGGAAGAGATCGATTTTAGCATTTTCGCAGGACAGATTTCGGTGATCATGTCTTTGATTGATTCCTGTTAGATTGCGACAAGTGTACATGTCCTGTCAGGCGCAATCCAGACAACTTGTGCAAAGAAACGTGAGGTGAAACTGCTTTGAGGAATGAAGACAGCGCATAGAGGACAACAGGAGCCAACATGGGAGTTCAGAGAGTAGAAGTAATGAGATATGCGCAGTGCTATGAGAAGATAATGGAAGTAATAcagacaagaaaagaagtggGTGATACATGTCAAGGCCATAGCTATAGACAGAGCTCAGTACCGTCATAGCTGAATGATGGGAACAAGGTTATGTGTTGGGAGGTTGTAGCAAATCAACTTGGGGGTTTCCtcattttttatttttgggGGATTACCCTACTTACGTCTTGTTATTTATACTCAGTTTCTTCATCCCTTGTTCAGCTCCTGATTTTGACGGAGATTGAAACCCGATGACTATTGATGGTTGTccttccttctctttctcaGCTGTGTTcgcctcttctccctccttgtcttcttcgtcctcatcctcgtcatcatcatcttcctcgtcatctgATGGCTCGAACGCCTCTGGATTCtgcagcttctcctcctcgtgcTGCCTGATAGCCGCCTCGAGGTCCTTGGCCATCTTCTTTGTGATACCCGACGCCTCCAGCGTGGCGTCTAACCTCTCAAACCCGTCTCTTCCAACCGTCTTTTTGACATCCTTGTAAAAAGGGCCCGGAGTGGTGGGCTTGAAG from Podospora pseudopauciseta strain CBS 411.78 chromosome 6, whole genome shotgun sequence includes:
- a CDS encoding hypothetical protein (COG:A; EggNog:ENOG503NWWZ), encoding MSHYRTNNGMSSEAGGNRQGTYSAYLGAQVGHSQQGLPGSHVHHLGHSSEGMDSLASQFGAMSLPPSNGHGASNMSQIQQHGYMTAQEQPVAYQGYSVPVHVGLAPEAAYGYSVSGQYPVQGNYAPLPVPYHAMPYTPGRVASYADRSSSEVPALENRRGSYSTTESTPATPFFGSASERGAGSRVAVFRSSYTTPSPEQVVMPGTAPKASSQPIDEELLELLKVNPAIPEAVPAVFTPPTHIKSIEQCLENRIHGNRNVYIRGLHPTTDDDLLHRYASRFGTVEQSKAIIDTATGACKGFGFAKFADVRDSEKCIRGFYHLGYEVGFARESFNARLKAEGDEGSTNLYLSNLPKRLNESELNAIFTGYHVVSSKILRDSMGNSRGVGFARFESREECEQIIKQYHGASIGDEGMLMQVRYADTPAQKELKRITAERRQFRTNEYNIGAYGTADVGIHPSIYQQAPWTRRGGVGSDISYAPRVPVRTSIGTASTNTTPVMSQGLGRTNLMHSIPSVTASSDDGSADEGVTVVDSPTVKKGSTQSSPTIKKDTATIKNEKA